Genomic window (Procambarus clarkii isolate CNS0578487 chromosome 64, FALCON_Pclarkii_2.0, whole genome shotgun sequence):
AGAGTTTCTTTACCATAAATTTGGTAACTTTTCATTACCCCTCTAAATACTGATACTAAGCAAATGGAAGTATAGAAAGTTATACTCCCAGGTCCTGTATTACTAGGACAGGTCCTGTATTACTAGGACAGGTCCTGTATTACTAGGACAGGTCCTGTATTACTAGGACAGGTCTTGTATTACTAGGACAGGTCCTGTATTACTAGGACAGGTCCTGTATTACTAGGACAGGTCCTGTATTACTAGTACAGATCCTATCCTGTAGGTTCATAACAGCTGGGATGAATAGATATGGATTCGTTCCCAGTCACTAACAAACCTTCCCGGATTTAGACTACCAGACACGTGTCTATCCGTTTTTTTCGTCTATTCGTCATGTATCCTTTGTGCGTGTCATACCAGCCCATcgtcctgtttagacagtacaaGTAGTAACTATACGGGCCATCTTAcatatatattgacgtaatggacaattagaaagtagaatttgtaaccattgaatttggacaaaccggaacaggctttgtatttatgttgctaataaaacctaacctaaccattctaagcctaatacacgctatcagagaacaaatatagtacatatatgtactatgccaggcctaggaatattttaaGTTTAATTTTTAGCTTTTTTTCTGGaccctataaagtgaatagtacgaaacttacatataattgtccattacgtcaatatatgtatgaTTGTCCAAATAGTTACTAAAATGTTCAATctgaacaggaggatgggttagtCATGCTCTATGTGCGGCGAATCATGTGTGccgtgttgtactcacctagttataatcAACTAGTTTTGCattagggggttgagctctggctctttggccccctcctctcaactgtcaatctcaactgtcagtcaaatgtctgtgtgaatgtgtgtgtttaATTATATCAAATGACTAGGCCAACTTTATAACTCCAAGGCACATATTTActtctaggagaacagaggcatgaggagaagaaaataaacgcTGCCAATTTCACTATTCTCCAGCCGGGATTTAAACCCAGGACTTACAGCTGAGAATTGCAGTCGTTCACCGCTTGACCATGGAAccgttcaacccccccccccactctctctctctctctcactctctatctctctctctctcaggacagAGCATAGCCGTCTCTGCAAGATTCCGCATTGATCCCATGTTCGTGCTGAGAGAGAGGGCGAAGGGTTGTGGAGTGGTAGAAAGATGTAAAgggaatgtgagagagagagagagagagagagagagagagagagagagagagagagagagagagagagagagagagagagagagagagagagagagagagagagagagagagagagacagacagacagacagacagacagacagacagacagagacagatacagagacagacagacacacacacacacacacacacacacatacacaaagacagagacagagagaaaaagtgagagaagagagagagtgagaaagagagagaagagagagagtgtgggaagGATAGAAAGAGAAAGCGAGAGAAGGATagaaagaagaaagagagagagagagagaggtgggaggagagaTTTATTGGTAGAGACagaaattagagagagagagagtttccgAGTATGATTTGTTAAAGTGCACAAAATGCAGTATTCAACGGCCTCACGCGCCATATTCTTGACTTGTAATTATATGTGTAATATTTACAAGAAtgtgtcatatatatatgacTTTGCCATATACCAAGACGAGTCATATGATACAACTTGGTTCTTCTTGATTTAAATACATATTTTCTTTACCTTCTACTATAATTAGTCTGAATGAGAAAACAAATATTCACGGAAGCAGTTTGAATATAATGTGCCAAAGTGTGTCATATAACTGTCATGTGCCTGAGCCTGTCACGAATCTGTGTCTGTCTTGTGCCAGCAGCAGTCATTTACTACTTTCTGTCTCTCGTATATGTAAGTTCTTGTCATGTAATAGTTTATTCTATGTCTCAACTCCTGCCACTTACCAGTGTCACGTGCCAgtgtttgtcatatgtcttttgttgccaTCTGCCATGTGTCAATACATGTCAAGTACCGAGGCCACGTTTCACACAAGCCAACATGGCACCCGTCCGCTGACCCTCACAACTGAGTGCCAATGGAAAATTCGGTCTTTCTCACGCTATTTTGGCATTAGCCATTGTCTGAGGCACTGTTCTGGTCCTGACTCCTCCCTCCTACTACCCCCCCTTCTCGACTCCCTCTTCActgcactccctctctccctccctcccccgttcCTTTttgccagagtctgccagtgagtAAAGTTTATTGGCACTATTGACCTTCTACTGATCCCAGCTCAGGTGGAGTCGCCCTGATGATGGTGTTGGAGACacttgtattgtgtgtgtgtggagagcaaGGAGAGACTTGGAGATTCAAGCCcgaaatatattataataatattggtGCATGCAATGTAAAATTTTCCTTcgcattattttatatatatatatatatatatatatatatatatatatatatatatatatatatatatatatatatatatatatatatatatatatatatatatatatatatatatatatatatatatatatatatatatatatatatatatttatttatttaaatacgcGGTTCTTaaattttatcttatatatatattttatcttaCATTTTATATCTAATATACGATTTGAACCTAATCGTATATTTAAATACGATTAGGTTCTTATATTCAATGAGTATTCACATATGTGAAAATGTTTGTTGCTTATTTAAATTCAGAACATGTGTACGAGAAATTTATTTAGAAAAATGAGGATAACTTAAAAAtataatttcttgattcactgatcAGTAACATTGGAGATCACTTTACTGCCAAAGTTTATCGATAACCAACATTCTCTGGAGTTGGTATGAATGATTTGAGTCTGTCCTACAATAGTTATACTAACTGTGATATAATTAAATAATCAGCGgctataaatatttgtataaagtatatgtagtTTTAATGTTGAGAAATATTGTTTTGCAAGATTTTATTGTTTTTTAATTAATGCTTATCCAAGTTAAGGAAAATAATTGACACTACTTCgagaatattttgatattatAAATTTTCACCTGAGAATCAAATTGTTTTTGTGTTCGAGAATATTATGTATGTAGAGTTTTTTCTGTTTATGGAGTGTCATTCATCACATTCGTAAGTTCGAGTCTAATATACATAgtttgtgtgcatgtgtgtagaGTGTAGATCCCTGTCAGCTGTGATGGCACCTAGAGGCGATGGAACAAGAGCTCACTGGCCTTACTTCTCTATTAACATAATCTTGAAACATCTCTTTGATAAAGCCTAAGGAGCTTTTCTTCCTGGAACCAAGGGCTCAGTAATCCTATTGGAAAACTTTGTAATTGCCAATTTCATTATTTTTATTCGATTTATCTTTgagattttttttctctctcttctacTCTGttggtctgcctgtctgtctgtataTCGTCTCGTTTTCCCTGTCTGTCGTCTGCTTGCCTCTAATTAGACAGTCGGTTTTATTAGATAATGGGCTTCGTGTGCTTGTCATTCTCATTGTCAGCCGTATACTTCCTCCCACCACACTCTCTTCCCCCAACAGCCATAGTTGTGGTGTCAGTGGGAGATGCAGCTGAGAAGAGCTTGACCATAGCGGCCGGGGATCACAGCTCACCTCTCGGCCCTGCCCAGCCATACTTCGTCTACCACGAGTCTATCAACGTCACCGGAATGCTAGGAAAAACTGCCGTCCTCAACTGCCGGGTGAAAAACATTGGTAACAAGACGGTGAGGGAATTTGACATTAGTTTGGCCAGCATTTTTTCTACGTATTCAAGTAAATTTCTTGCCCATTGACTTTGATTAGATGAAAGAGTCACGGTCCTGTTTCTTGCAGGGTCGACGCTCGATCACCGatgatccaagtggttgggtaaggtTTTTTCGTTCTATCCTCTTTTCAAGCTCCATGTTTTCAGGcccatttcaagtgctatatgtAATTATCTTACGAAGTGCTCATTGTTTTATTATCATTCAAAGAAATCTAAACTAATTTCTTTGAATCGTCCAAACATTATTATGAGTTTAAATCATATTCTGTGCCGGTTGTAAACTATGTATTAAAACATGGAGTTCGAAGTTTGATTTAGACACTAGTTTCATCCTGTCTAGACATGGGCTGGATAAACAGGTATATATAagcaaatttatatatttttaagtaATCTTTCTTTTAACAATAACATGTTCTCTATATCTGCGATTTTCTCTCCGTTTATTTTTCTATTTCTTCACACTCACAGGTGAATAAGAGGGAGGTAATGGGGACGAGGGTGGGGGAATTGATTTAGTGGGAAGAGAAAGGTAACATAGAGAAGTGGGTAAGTGAGGAAGGCATCACAACATCAGCTGCATTTGCATTCCCCATCATCACTATTCCCAAGGATCTTTATCCATCTTCATTCTTAACATCTCAAGTCATTACTAACTCATCAATGACTATCCCAAACATGTCTAAGAATAATAATTTCCGACATCAGTCATTACCATCCCTAACATCTCTAACCATTACAACCTCCAACAAATCCATCCGTCACCATTACTAGGATCTCCAATCACCATCACCATTAAGGccatcatcaatcatcaatcatcatcaccatcatcaatcCCAACATCTTCATCCATCACAAtccccaacatcatcatcatatttACCACAATCATCTCCATCTATCACTTCCACGATCCCCTTCATGTCTATTATTTCTGCcatcccctatatatatatatatatatatatatatatatatatatatatatatatatatatatatatatatatatatatatatatataaatatatatatatatattatatatatatatatatatgtatatatatatatatatatatatatatatatatatatatatatatattatggggtaccacctctggtgcaattgcagggacccacatcctcgaagaagaaaacaaagagcattcagagaagatcttgtggattcccactgaatactttattcttttcttctcctaccacccctattattttttgtatgttatatatatatatatatatatatatatatatatatatatatatatatatatatatatatatatatatatatatatatatatatatatataatatatatatatatatatatatatatatgtatatatatatatatatgtatatatatatatatatatataaatatatatatatatatatatatatatatatatatatatatatataaatatatatataaataaataaatatatatatatatatatatatatatatatatatatatatatatatatatatatatatatatatatatatatatacataaggcAATACCTCATATCTCCCAATCTGGAgaggtatgtctgtctgtctctttctgtctttcGTCTtgcgctctctctttctctctctctctctctctctctctctctctctctctctctctctctctctctctctctctctctctctctctctctctctctatctctctctctctctctctctttctctctctctctctctaaactagCAATAATAACACCTGTTATATGGCGCACACAAACCCAGAGAAACACGCTAATTATATTTCTGACGACAAAGAGACGAGACTAATTTGCCTGCTTCCCCTCTGTCTTCTGCCGACGACAGCAATCATTACGGCGGAAATATGACTCCACTGGATCTTGCTGGACGACACTGGGTTGACAGATCCTGTTAGTTACGAGTGTATTAATAATTAGCTATTACAATATGCGGAAATAATTGGCTATTACACTATGCTGAAGTGAAGTGGCATCTCCACCACTCGCTATTTAGTGTGGAAATTGATCGCAGAGATTGCACCGAAGGCCTGATAATACTTGGAAACGTGATTAACATTGCAAAATCAGTTGTCTCAGTATTAAAACAATTATGCTAAGTTTATCTCTTTAAGTGAAAAATGAGTAACGACACATTAGTAACAATGCTCAATCCCATGACTTGTACAATAAATcgcatacaatattaaacaaaaatCAGCAATGAACATacaaaattatttttaatgacaCTTCTGTTAGAAATAGAAACAAATATTATCATTGTCTATGTTTAACAGCGTAGTTTCTTCCGTAAATATCATAACTATTTTAGATAAGGCTGATCGGATGCCGACTGGAAGACAAGGGATGAAACATTACCGAGAATAATTATTGTCTATCAACATCATGGCTTATTCTGGAGTAAAACCGTGAATAGCACTGGAAGCGGATCTCTGGATGGCCATCTGGGTCATTTGCGATGATAAATGATGAAAAATTAACCTGAATTACAGTGCATTGTGTCTTGGATTAATAGTGCCAATGGTTAATGATGAAGAATTCATGATGCCTCTTATATTacagtacgagagagagagagagagagagagagagagagagagagagagagagagagagagagagagagagagagagagagagagagagagagagagagagagagagagagagagagagagagagagaatcattgCTGTTCGAGAACTGCGCTAATGTTAATGTTGTTTTCGGCACTTGAATGTGAGATAAATCAATGATCCTGGCACCGAGTTGATAACATGAGTGTTATCATTAATTCAGGATATTTTTGATACGAGATATTTTACTCAATAATATTCTATTTTTTTAATGGTGGTATATATTTTTCACAGGCAATTAATGTAATTGCTTTTGGCCTCTCAAGTAACAGAGTTGTGTACGCTTTTTTGGGAGAATGGGAGATAGATTGGAAACAAGAATTCGATACAATGGATACAAATGGGATAAGTTTTGACTCGGTAAAGACCGGGGTAAATACTGGATTTTAAAATAGTTTTGAAATTTATGGAGCAAATTACCGTGTAACATGATGAACGTGGGACACTTGGATATTCTTAAGcgaaggttagacatgtatacgaCTTTGGTTGGATATGAATTGAAGTTGCAACTCAATTGCCAGTAGTTCTTCTGTAGTTTTCTTTACTCCTATTTTTATATCATAATGTTTATATAACGCTGTTGTAGTTTTTATTTTACAAAGGAATTACTGTTCAAAAGCTTTGGTATTGCAGCAGAATGGTTTACATCTCGCTTGTAGTTGTAGTAGGATTTAGTTTTATATAAATGTAGTTATATAACATAACTACATACCTTTTTGCTATATTTTTATGTAAAATTGCTGCAGTAATTTGCTGTAGGTCAGTAATTGTAGACACTGTAGCTACCTGATCTAGAGTTTTGGTTGAAGATTGCTCGTGAAAGCGGGTTTAATTAATTTGATGCTGAACTGTAATTGCTGCtattaattattttaatttgCTTTTGCTACTTGCTAGTGGTCTGTGGTTTGTACTATTGTTGAAGCGAGGCTCTAGTTTCTTTGCACTGAATCTGTTCCTGATTCTGTTGCTGTAATGTGTCTGTAGTTACTTGATGTGGGGTTGTTGATACTGTGGGATTCCTAAAGTGGTTTACATGTCCAACCCGTCTAATTTTGTCTAAACCACTCTGTATCCAATACTGTTACATAGCAAAAGACTAAAACTAGGAACGTGAAGTGTCTGATGTGTTGAATACAATATTAATTCGTTTTAGTTTCGACATCTAAACATTTATTTACATGGACAAGCTCTGGAGCGAACGCTTCTTTATTGTTTCTCTTTTTTAATATGCTCTCGTTATTCCTTCTCTTTAAAATCGTCatagtcactattattctaattTCCTGTTCCATTTTATTTCACGGTATTTCTTTTCCCTTTAGAAAAATACACTTCTCATTGTTATTATTTAGTGTTACGTGTTTTTTGATGGGCTGTGGCACAGTCGGTTCACAGCCCattggacccgggttcgattcccggcttgggaagggggagggggttgaaaACGTTTGGGAACGTTTCCTGACgtttgatgcctctgttcacctaactttAAATAGGCACCCGTGAGTGAGGGGACCGTTGTAGGTTACATCGTGGGTAAGATCAATCGTTGACCAAAGTTGAACTCgataactctaacagccattttgtTACCGAAAAATGGTAAAATTGGAAACTATATGTCTTCCTGTTTGTCCCCTCTCTGCCTCTGGATGGGTAATCTGTTGCCTCCTGCCAGCAGGTGTCGTTGAAGTATTCCCTCTTGCCCCCTGCTAGCAGGCGTCGTTGATGTATCTCCAGCTGACCCCTGCTAGCAGGTTTCGTAAATGTATCACGTAGGAATATGTAAGATTCACCGGCCTTGTGTTGCCCCCTAGGTGTCGTGGATTCGGCACCGGGACATTCACCTGCTGACAGTAGGCGGGTTCACCTACACCTCGGACGCAAGGTTCTCAGCCCGCCACGTAGAAGGTTCTGAGGATTGGCTGCTTCTCGTCCACTACCTTCAGGAGAGAGATGCTGGCCAGTACGCGTGTCAGATCTCCACCACGCCTCCTCACAGCCATTTTGTCCACTTGACAGTAGTTGGTAAGCGTTCCAGACTTCAAAGAGGTTTAAATACTAAATATTTTATCTTTCCTTCACCTGATAAGTTTTGTTAACAAAcaggtaagtgttgtcacgtactCTGTTACCTCTCTCCCACACGCGAGTCTGTCTATTGACAAGGAGAGGTTGGAGGATGCTCATGTTCATGGTTACGTGAATCTTACTCCCAGCTACAGCTGAGGAGTAAATATCTTCCACTTTAAGTGGTGCTCAAGTAGATATACACTACATGTATAATGTAAATCAGGGAATGCTTACTTTCGTTTAAGGTTTCACTTACAGCTTAAATATTTGAAATGAATTCTGGCACGTGGCTGTTAAAGTCTATGTACGATTACCTTTTCTTGGTGACTTGGCAATGTGTACAAATATTTTTAGTAAATATCCCGAGGAGTTAGTTCTGTGTTTATAGTCACTTGGAGTATAAACAAATTTTGCCACATGCATGGTGAGGTAAATGTTCCATTATATTTTCAAAAGGCACTATCATGTTTCAATGGGGAAACAGAGAACGTTTACTTTCCTTTTGTGCTTTTGCAGAACCCGAGACAGTGATCGAAGGGCCAGCTGATGTTTACATAAACACGGGAAGTCGACTGTCTCTCACCTGCAGCGTGAGGTACAGTCCTGAACCCCCTGCCTTCATCTTCTGGTACCATGATGACAAGGTGTGTCTTAATCtgtcttaatctctctctctctctctctctctctctctctctctctctctctctctctctctctctctctctctctctctctctctctctctctctcttataatcctcaaatatcatTTTCAATGTCCTTCTGCTTTAATGTTTTTTGTTCCTCAGCTCGTGCCCTACGGCAAGGGTCGTGACGAAGTAGTTGTATCAACGGAAGGTGGGCGAGGGGACGAGGTGGGTGTGGTCAGCACTTCGCAATTGCTGGTTCAGGTGGTGAAGCAGCGTCACtcaggtgtgtacaggtgtgccCCTGCCAGCTCCAACAGTAAGGAGGTCACTGTACATGTTATTGCTGGTAAGTTGCATCAgacttttgtatgtgtgtgttttctgATGGCttttctgtctgtctatctgcctATATTTATGTCTCGTTTTAACTGTTTGTCCGTTGCTAAATTCTGTGTACTCCTCTGTTTGTTTCATCATTTCTTTAAACACTCTAGGCTCGCTCCGGATATGAATACGTGTGTACA
Coding sequences:
- the LOC123769022 gene encoding limbic system-associated membrane protein, producing MPYSPLVRMLIPFLSAAIVVVSVGDAAEKSLTIAAGDHSSPLGPAQPYFVYHESINVTGMLGKTAVLNCRVKNIGNKTVSWIRHRDIHLLTVGGFTYTSDARFSARHVEGSEDWLLLVHYLQERDAGQYACQISTTPPHSHFVHLTVVEPETVIEGPADVYINTGSRLSLTCSVRYSPEPPAFIFWYHDDKLVPYGKGRDEVVVSTEGGRGDEVGVVSTSQLLVQVVKQRHSGVYRCAPASSNSKEVTVHVIAGDQPAAIVHDNNGLAENSGVTDLNTHCVYFLLGSLNYLLMRLS